The Cottoperca gobio chromosome 5, fCotGob3.1, whole genome shotgun sequence region agagtgtgtgtgtgtgtgtgtgtgtgtgtgtgtgtgtgtgtgtgtgtgtgtgtgtgtgtgtgtgtgtgtgtctgtgtgtgtgtgtgtgtgtgtgtgagaatgaacatatgtttaattattcaattaagGGATTCaattctgctgacctgacatcagtGGGGAGCTTGTTTCACCATTTTGGAGCCGGGATAGCAAACATCAATCGTAGATGTATTTCTCAATGTTTGTAAACAGTTCTCAATGTGACTTTGTGGATTTAAGAAATAGAGTGATGactttttatttccatcttgACAGGCACCCTCTTTAAAACTAGGgttatttttagccatgctgGCAGCATCGCTCCTTGGATGTCAATATCGGTCTGTCAGTCAgccagtccaccactttggtcccaGCTAacattggatggattgccattcatggtccccagtgGATGAATCCTAGTTGTTCATACCTTGACTGTTCCTGTAACACCACTAGCTGGTCAGAGTTTTTACTTAACCTGTGAAAGATGCAGCATTTACATGCTGGACCGGAACATTATATTGTACCTACATTCAGGGTTCCCAGAGGATGGATCCAAATCattccctgacttttcatctagcgtcAATATGAGGTGGACATTTGTGGATTTGAATTAAATATCTAcgtattggatggattgtcaagAAATGATGTACAGATATTGTCCCCTTCTTGAATTTTAATAATGGTGATCTTTAGCGCAAACCATTAGgtcagaaatgtaatttgtcCAATATTTTATGATCAGATACTTATAAAACTAATCATATTCCCATCAGCcccagctgtactttgtgtttgtgctaattagcaaatgctaacactaaactaagatggcaCAAATGTCTGTTGTGTGTTCTGAAAGCTGTTTCATCTTGGAAGATCTGATGGTGGAGCACAACAGTTGAGTCATGAAGCCCAGATTCTTTTCAGCGCTAATCTCTGTTGTTGTAGAATCTGTCAAACTGTCAATGAGTTTATTGTCAAACACTTGTACCACTTTCTTCTAACGTTTCAGCTTGTGATTGCGTGTGCAATTTGTGAAACCTAGATGCGGGACTAACAACTGACAGCACTAATTTTGCCCAAGGACAAAGATGAAGGCTGATTCTCAGAGGAAAGTCCTTGGTCACTTGTGTGCAGCATGGAAATGCCAGTTGACAATGTGACCTCCCCCCATCTGTCTCAGATAGCCACCAGAGAATAAACCACTGTGTATGAATTATACATGGCAACACCATAGAAAGGTTAGGCATGGAAACTTGTGACTTTGAAcgacattaaaacaaaatgactatTCATTCTCCACTCTGGAGACCACGCAGTCACGGGCAAAACATTACGTGTACACCCTTCTGGAATCATCTGACAGTAGGCAGCAGAGTTCAACAAACACTGCTGAACTGTGTAGCTGAACTTCAGTAAGGAAAAGCCTCGAATCATGACTCTTCTCTCAGGCCTTAACCACCTCTGTGCTCTGTTCGGGCTGCTAAACCCGCAGGACTTATTCACACGGCCATGTTTTCAATTTTGTTAGCTCAAGTggtacagtcacacacattaaagtGGCATTTAATGTGCTTTATCTTGAGAAAAGGAGTGAAAAATGAAGAGTGTAAAAGAGGGATTCattcaattttaatttaatgttcaaTCATCTATTTCTCTTAATTTCACTTGCTCGCCATGCAGAGGTTCCGTTGTGGATTGACAACAGGAATACCAGTACTTTGCCCAATCCTGCCATCTGCAGGCCATATGACATTACTGCAGCATTCTGAATACACCCCTGGTTCGCAACCTTTGTTAGGACGTACCCCCACAACTCTATCAGATGAACTCAAGAAGCCCTTCATCAACACCACCCATTTCATACACTTCTTACAATATTTTACACTTTTGTTACAATATGTTTTCATACAATTCAACTGTCAATGTTTAGGTTTGTTTACCCAAGTTGCATGTGTACCGCTAGTGGCAGAAGCTACACGTTTAGCAATTTCAACCATTTATACATTACTTTTAGTTAACCAGCTATTTGAACTGTATAGTCAATATTTTTAGCCTAATGTTAAGACTTCTCTGCTCGCTTGCTAACTACTTTTCACGCACTCTCACTTGCAAAACATTGTGTTCAAGTTACAGCTGCCTcaattcacatactgtatatatacagctaaatatatatatatatatatatatatatatatatatatatatatatatatatatatatatatatatatatatatatatatattatatatcgtTGTTaagtgtacatttatttaatataagaCTGCCTGTGCCTAATGGTAATAATTCATTACTGAAGATGGGAGGACAAATATTAAGctcagaaagaaaaaggattgTTGAACAAATAGGATAGCctataattaaaacagaatgTATAGGTGTCACTGTGAGACCACTTTAATTGTTTGTAATTGTCTTCAGTTGCACCCTCACAGTAATTTAGATGGCACAATTATCTCGTGCTGTGCTGTATGTGTCGttaatgagctgctgctgctgcacactttGTCCCGAGTATATGGCCAGATGGTTTATAATTACAGGGACGTAATACTACACACCCACCACTAGAGGGAGCTAGTCCACCGGACAACTACCGGAAGTTGCAGCTTCTATGTTTGAGTTTTTGCCGGGTTTTGCAGTTTTTTGTCTTCACATCCCATCTGATCTGCCTACTTCATGAACACGTCGGTTATGAGTGTTGACAGCAGACTTGTGGATTTGAGCAACAGCCTCGAGAATGTTCCTGTTTTAATCGAGCGGAGTTCAGCCGCGCGGACGTTTCCTGAATTTCAGGTAACGTCACGTAGCACGTCGCTCTGTAGTTGAACCTCATGAGTCATTTTGCTAGAGGCGTGTTGTAAGAGCATAGACTTTATAAAATAGTGTAAGAGCATTAGCTTAATCTATTTAGCTACATAGATGCGTAATAATCTGTGAGTGTGGTGGAAGTTACACATACCTACAGACCGGTTCACTGTTATTGTCTCTATGAAGTCTTGTCATAGTAGTTGGAAAAATACAAGTATTactaacattaaaaaaaggctccgttttttgttttttttactttattaataaCAGTCAAATTAAACAACTAAAAATAACATGAATAAGTTTTaagaacaaaaagaggaaacagtGCCATGAATTACGTTATGAGTtatgacataaaataaatgcaataaataaattgtgcaagaagctttttaaattaaataaagacacaataatacatAGAAAGAGGAAATATTATTTAACCAAGTGGCACAGATTATTGGGAATTGGAAATtgccaaaaaataataaactgttGGATTAAAAAACTCATAATTGTTGAGTGATTTccaagttaaaataaaatatgactaCCATAAAGCATGACCATTTGATATGTCtttttagataaaaaaaaaaaaacattcatgtaCTATTATATCTTCATTGAGATTATGAAGATATTGTGATGCTGCTATTTTTTAGAAACCACAAGACATGCTCAAACTTcagaaaaaacacaagtttaagtgtaaatatttaatagtgatttaataataatttcccCTGCATAGCaagatagaagaagaaactAGGCCCTATGTCTTCTGAATAGAATAGCTTTAGGGATGTCGCTAATACTCTGCAATACAAATGTCTGTTGACATGTGTTTGAAAAACACGagataatagatatagatatcattttaatgcattttatttatgctGCCATAGTTGAAAGAAAAATCTCAAAGTCTTACTTAAACTGTTCCAGAAAAGCTGTGGCGAAAATTAAACCAAAAGCTGGTGGTGATCaactcaaataaaatgcattgttttaccagcaggtggcagcaaaTCATTACAGGACACAAATCCTCTGACTACAGTACAGCCAAAAGAACTGCCTCTGTAGAACCGAAAGAGTTGTCCCAGTTCACACTACTTTCCTCCTGATGCTCAAGAAGACCGTTCTGACTGATTATAATGCAACCAGTCCAACACTTCCTTCATCAGCCTCCGTCAGCATCATCGATAAATGTCATGAAGTAAAACTATAAGTGTATGCAGTAATGTGGTTGTTTAAGTAAGTTTATTGGTTTTAAGTTGGAAGTTGCAAAGCATTGTGACATGTGCTCTAAAACATGTTTGCCatgaatttaaatacaattaagtCTGCAACTAACTATTCTTTTTATCAATGAATGTATCTGcctattattttcttgattaatcttGGGGCTGGGCGATAATTTGTTAGGATAATTCATCATTCAAAATCATATATCGAGATTTCAAGATAGAAAATTAAATTGTCTAAAACTCACATTTCTCAGAAAATCTGAAGTGTAATATTTTAAGGGAATATTATTTGAaggttgtggttttgtttttacatcacaCTTTACTTTACCACTCAATGAGATTAACTAACTGGACTTCAACTGGCAACCTTCCAGCCATAAGCTTCTCCAACCTTTAAGCTCCACTGTCCCAGACTACAATCGTGCATACAGCTCAGGACTTAAACATGGTGGAGAGTTAACTGTAAAGGTCCACTTGGAACCCAAATgtcagttaaaataaaaaaataagtaatgTCATATATCATTCAGCTTTTTGTGTCAACTCCtgtgtgccacacacacaccttctgctCATGGGAATACCCCAGTGTAGTTAAGGTATTGTCTTAAACTGATTcctctgtatttgtgtgcatacCTTTTAATCAGTCAGTGTACAGctggaaattatttatttttctctataATTTCCCTTGAAACTGTTATGTTCGTTttgcactaaagttcttaattaaaaaatacatttcatatatgAAGTTTTTTCCACAGAGTATACTAAATAGACTTTATTATGTGGATATTTCatataaactatttatttattgaatttaacAGAGCATATCAACAGAAGATCTGTTTATTGTTTCAgctgtaaattgaatatttgcAGGAATTATGGGCATTTTGGCCCAATATCTTTTCaactctttttgttcttgcagtttatgtgtttttacagttttaaacTTAAACTTGAACTGCTCTTTGTTGTCATTCATCAGTATTCCCCAGATAGTGTTGACGGACCAGGATGCACTATTGACCCCAGTGAAGTCACCCTTCCTGGATGCTCCTGCCTTTCCCACTCCTGCTTCACTGAGAGCTGCTCCTGCCTGCAGACACATGGGCAGGCGTACAAAGGCACCGGCGCACTGCTGAACCTTAAGAGAACAGACTCCGGTTACTGCTCACCTGTGTTCGAGTGTAATGCCCTCTGCACCTGCAGCGATGCCTGCTCTAACCGGGTGGTGCAGAGAGGGCTGAGACTCAGGTTGGAGGTTTACAGCACCGAGATCAGGGGCTGGGGAGTGCGGACACTCGAGGCGATCCCACATGGGACGTTTGTGTGCGAGTATGCGGGAGAGGTGATCAGTTTTGAGGAGGCCAGACGCAGACAGCTGGCCCAGAGATCTGAAGAAAATAACTACATCATTGCTGTCAGGGAGCATGCCGGTACAGGCTCCATCACTGAGACATTTGTGGACCCTGCCGTGGTGGGAAACATAGGCCGCTTTCTCAACCACTCCTGCCAGCCCAACCTGCTTATGCAGCCAGTCCGGGTGCACTCTGTGGTGCCTCGGCTGGCGCTGTTTGCCGGACGGAACATTGACGCGCAAGAGGAGCTGACGTTCGACTACTCAGGAGGATACAGTAACCAACCTCCTGTAGAGCTGTGCACACAAAGTGACGCTGCCACACAGGCCAGTGGGACACATGGGCTCCAGAGGAAAGAGTGCCACTGTGGTGCCAACAACTGTGTTCACTTCCTTCCATTGGATTTATCTATTATCCACGCAAATAGTTGAAATTTCATATCACGTCTGTTTTCATCTGTTTATCAAAGAGAtgaatttgtttttctaaatgatgGCCAACATCTTCTATCCCAGTATAGGTCAATTCATATCTTAATAAGGTTTTCTGGTcattcaataaataaagttacacaaCACAAGTTTTTCATAGCCAATCAACATAACTGTCTATCTAGTTCAACTATGTATGTCTAGCTTTATTTCTGGTTTCCCTAACATTTTGCTTAATTCAACCCCTCATTGGAACAAGACAATGCAACTCATCAATGGCTCCATAAACACAATCAGCTGCATGAGTCATGTCTCAGCCGTCATTGTGAGGTTCCCCCGGTGTCTCCTGAGCTCCCACTCAATGTAAGATGATGCAATAAAAACTAAGTCTCAAGGcaagaaaaacaagttttattCGTTTGAGAGAGTGCACTTGTTGACAttcc contains the following coding sequences:
- the setmar gene encoding histone-lysine N-methyltransferase SETMAR, with amino-acid sequence MNTSVMSVDSRLVDLSNSLENVPVLIERSSAARTFPEFQYSPDSVDGPGCTIDPSEVTLPGCSCLSHSCFTESCSCLQTHGQAYKGTGALLNLKRTDSGYCSPVFECNALCTCSDACSNRVVQRGLRLRLEVYSTEIRGWGVRTLEAIPHGTFVCEYAGEVISFEEARRRQLAQRSEENNYIIAVREHAGTGSITETFVDPAVVGNIGRFLNHSCQPNLLMQPVRVHSVVPRLALFAGRNIDAQEELTFDYSGGYSNQPPVELCTQSDAATQASGTHGLQRKECHCGANNCVHFLPLDLSIIHANS